In the genome of Desulfuromonas sp. DDH964, one region contains:
- the ltrA gene encoding group II intron reverse transcriptase/maturase, producing the protein MTTRAAEVPVEIPGAVPEGSGRKPPEHGSGASNVTATRDPSWTKAERGLMEDVVSRPNMMAALERVEANKGAPGIDEMTTGELRGFLKEKWPTIREELLNGTYRPQPVRKVEIEKPDGGVRTLGIPTVCDRLIQQALHQVLTPLFDPDFSESSYGYRPGRSAWQAVRAARRHVADGKRWVVDIDLEKFFDRVNHDILMSRVARKVEDKRVLLLIRRYLQAGVLEGGLVSQRVEGTPQGGPLSPLLSNILLDAFDKELERRGHAFCRYADDCNIYVQTRRSGQRVMASLTRFLEERLALKVNVAKSAVDRPWKRVFLGYSMTFHKKPRLKVAESRVKRFKAGLRKVCRRGRGRSLAQVIKEITPKLRGWASYFRLAEVKGIFEELDKWLRRKLRCILWRQWKRPYTRAKRLMQRGLPEARAWKSATNGRGPWWNSGASHMNEAYPTSFFRYLGLIRLTDQHRRFQSAL; encoded by the coding sequence ATGACGACAAGAGCAGCAGAAGTCCCGGTCGAGATACCGGGAGCCGTCCCGGAGGGCAGCGGCCGGAAGCCGCCAGAGCATGGGAGCGGTGCGTCAAACGTCACGGCAACGAGAGACCCTTCCTGGACGAAAGCGGAAAGGGGGCTGATGGAAGACGTCGTCAGCCGCCCGAACATGATGGCGGCCTTAGAGCGGGTGGAAGCCAACAAGGGCGCCCCCGGCATCGACGAGATGACGACGGGCGAGCTTCGCGGTTTTCTCAAGGAGAAGTGGCCGACCATCAGGGAAGAGTTGCTGAATGGGACGTATCGCCCCCAGCCGGTGCGGAAGGTGGAAATCGAGAAGCCCGACGGGGGAGTGCGCACCCTGGGAATCCCCACGGTGTGCGATCGGCTCATTCAGCAGGCGCTGCATCAGGTGCTGACGCCGCTATTCGATCCGGACTTCTCCGAGAGCTCCTACGGGTATCGTCCCGGACGGAGTGCCTGGCAGGCGGTTAGAGCCGCCCGTCGGCATGTGGCCGACGGCAAGCGCTGGGTGGTCGATATCGACCTGGAGAAGTTCTTCGACCGGGTGAACCACGACATCCTCATGTCGCGGGTCGCCCGTAAGGTCGAAGACAAGCGGGTATTGCTGCTCATCCGGCGGTACCTGCAAGCCGGAGTGCTCGAAGGCGGGCTTGTGTCGCAGAGGGTGGAAGGGACGCCGCAGGGTGGTCCCCTCTCACCTCTTCTGTCGAACATCCTGCTCGACGCGTTCGACAAGGAACTGGAGAGGCGCGGTCACGCCTTCTGCCGCTACGCCGACGACTGCAACATTTACGTGCAGACCAGGCGCAGCGGCCAAAGGGTCATGGCCAGTCTCACCCGGTTCCTGGAGGAGCGGCTGGCACTCAAGGTCAACGTCGCCAAAAGCGCCGTCGACCGTCCTTGGAAAAGGGTCTTTCTGGGTTACAGCATGACCTTTCACAAGAAACCCCGCCTCAAAGTGGCGGAGTCGAGAGTGAAGCGGTTCAAGGCCGGACTCAGGAAGGTCTGCCGACGGGGCAGGGGACGCAGTCTCGCTCAGGTCATCAAAGAAATCACCCCGAAGCTACGGGGGTGGGCCTCTTACTTCCGCCTGGCGGAGGTCAAAGGCATCTTCGAAGAACTGGACAAATGGCTGCGGCGGAAGCTGCGCTGCATTCTATGGCGACAGTGGAAGCGCCCCTATACCCGGGCCAAGAGGTTGATGCAGCGGGGATTGCCGGAAGCCCGGGCGTGGAAATCGGCCACGAACGGGCGAGGCCCCTGGTGGAACTCAGGGGCCTCGCACATGAATGAAGCGTATCCGACATCCTTCTTTCGCTACTTGGGGCTGATCCGCTTGACCGATCAGCACCGCCGCTTTCAGAGCGCCTTGTGA
- a CDS encoding sensor domain-containing protein, with amino-acid sequence MTTTIVLLILTATILLRGAAAVLALRLARHLRHRWHCYLLLGSLIVATLRPLYTLCRALISPQGFAPDILEEILSLGVSFLLLGGIYGLQPVLEEIRNQGERYRRVVEATKEGILIVSPAGMVNFVNRQMAKMLGFPEEALLQRPYLDLIVPASRERAAALLREKPDGPGSVADLCLQTAGGGELCTLVSCTPIAAETNSPGGTLLMAMDISERRRIEEALRSSENFARATVDALAQRVAILSADGGILAANRCWQEHAHCPFPEQPVQGDNYLDLLDHAATRGHAAADAFARGIRGVLVGQLSEFTLEYSRTNDGEVRWYLGRITPFNNDGGTFAVVTHDDITALKTAEAAVKELAYQDTLTGLPNRLLLQDRLDQQLIQAGREQEQVAVLFLDLDHFKVVNDTLGHGAGDHLLQVVAKRLLGCVRKSDTVARIGGDEFVIILNGLDNSGDATVTARKILHALTLPVRLEGQEVFTSTSIGIALFPDDADKAENLISHADMAMYLAKEQGRNTYRYFSRNLNDRAQQRLRTEVDLRHALDRREIQLYFQDQVAVADNRICGVEALIRWNHPERGMLLPGEFLPLAEETGLILPLGNWILRRACEKAREWDRQGCPPVRIAINLSRRQLADPELLPTLRQTLADTGLPPERIELEVTENILQQDPAMAAAVLPRLSGLGVTIAVDDFGTGFTSLNLLRRLPVKRLKIDHTFIHEIFTDQAAAAIVRTTIGLAHNLGLTVIAEGVENEQQRAFLLVQGCDELQGVHLTRPAPEIEFLRLLRPPTPPVPSPSSTSGT; translated from the coding sequence ATGACTACCACCATCGTCCTGCTCATTCTGACCGCAACCATCCTGCTACGGGGCGCCGCTGCCGTGCTGGCCCTGCGCCTGGCTCGTCATCTCCGGCACCGCTGGCACTGCTATCTCCTCCTCGGGTCACTCATCGTCGCTACCCTCCGGCCCCTCTATACCCTCTGCCGCGCCTTGATCTCGCCCCAGGGCTTTGCCCCCGATATTCTTGAAGAAATCCTAAGCCTGGGCGTTTCCTTCCTGTTGCTCGGCGGCATTTACGGCCTGCAGCCGGTGCTGGAGGAGATTCGCAACCAGGGGGAACGCTACCGGCGGGTCGTCGAAGCGACCAAAGAGGGAATCCTGATTGTCTCTCCGGCCGGCATGGTCAACTTCGTCAACCGGCAGATGGCGAAAATGCTCGGTTTCCCCGAGGAGGCGCTGTTGCAGCGCCCCTATCTCGACCTGATCGTTCCCGCCAGCCGCGAGCGGGCCGCGGCGCTGCTGCGGGAAAAACCGGACGGCCCGGGTTCGGTCGCCGATCTCTGCCTGCAAACCGCCGGCGGCGGCGAGCTCTGCACCCTGGTCTCCTGCACCCCCATCGCTGCCGAGACCAATAGTCCGGGCGGAACCCTGCTGATGGCGATGGACATCAGCGAACGCCGCCGCATCGAAGAGGCGCTGCGCTCCTCGGAGAACTTCGCCCGGGCCACGGTCGATGCCCTCGCCCAGCGGGTCGCGATCCTCTCGGCGGACGGGGGTATCCTGGCGGCCAATCGCTGCTGGCAGGAGCATGCCCACTGCCCCTTCCCGGAGCAGCCGGTGCAGGGAGACAATTATCTTGACCTTCTCGATCACGCCGCAACCAGGGGGCACGCGGCGGCCGACGCCTTTGCCCGCGGCATCCGCGGGGTCCTGGTCGGCCAGTTGAGTGAGTTCACTCTCGAATACTCCCGCACCAATGATGGGGAAGTGCGCTGGTACCTGGGGAGAATCACCCCCTTCAACAATGACGGCGGCACCTTTGCCGTCGTTACCCACGACGATATCACAGCCCTCAAAACCGCCGAGGCGGCGGTCAAGGAGTTGGCCTACCAGGACACCCTCACCGGGCTTCCCAACCGGCTGCTGCTGCAGGACCGTCTCGACCAGCAACTGATCCAGGCCGGCCGGGAGCAGGAGCAGGTGGCGGTCCTCTTCCTCGACCTCGACCACTTCAAGGTGGTCAATGACACCCTCGGCCATGGCGCCGGCGACCACTTGCTTCAGGTCGTCGCCAAGCGCCTGCTCGGCTGCGTGCGCAAGAGTGATACCGTGGCTCGCATTGGCGGGGATGAGTTCGTGATTATTCTCAACGGCCTCGACAACTCCGGCGATGCCACCGTCACCGCCCGCAAGATCCTGCACGCACTGACCCTGCCGGTCCGCCTGGAGGGGCAGGAAGTCTTTACCTCGACCAGCATCGGTATCGCCCTCTTTCCCGACGATGCCGACAAGGCCGAAAACCTGATCAGCCACGCCGATATGGCAATGTACCTCGCCAAGGAACAGGGGCGCAACACCTACCGTTACTTCTCCCGCAACCTCAACGACCGGGCCCAGCAGCGTCTGCGCACCGAGGTGGACCTGCGCCACGCCCTCGATCGGCGCGAGATCCAGCTCTATTTCCAGGACCAGGTGGCGGTCGCCGACAACCGCATCTGCGGGGTCGAGGCGCTGATTCGCTGGAACCACCCGGAACGAGGGATGCTCCTCCCCGGAGAATTTCTGCCGCTGGCCGAGGAGACCGGCCTGATCCTTCCCCTCGGCAACTGGATTCTGCGCCGGGCCTGCGAAAAGGCCCGGGAGTGGGACCGCCAGGGATGTCCCCCAGTACGCATCGCCATCAATCTGTCACGCCGGCAACTGGCCGACCCCGAGCTGTTACCCACCCTGCGACAGACCCTCGCCGACACCGGGCTTCCGCCGGAGCGGATTGAACTCGAAGTCACCGAGAATATCCTGCAGCAGGACCCGGCCATGGCGGCGGCGGTCCTCCCCCGTCTTTCCGGGCTCGGGGTCACCATCGCCGTCGATGATTTCGGCACCGGTTTTACCTCTCTCAACCTGCTGCGCCGCCTGCCGGTGAAACGATTGAAGATCGACCACACCTTCATCCACGAAATCTTCACCGACCAGGCCGCCGCCGCCATCGTCCGCACCACGATCGGCCTTGCCCATAATCTCGGGCTGACCGTCATTGCCGAAGGGGTGGAAAATGAACAGCAGCGAGCCTTTCTCCTGGTCCAGGGGTGCGATGAGCTGCAGGGGGTCCACCTCACCCGGCCGGCACCGGAGATCGAATTCCTGCGCCTTTTGCGCCCTCCCACCCCCCCCGTACCATCCCCTTCATCCACTTCGGGGACCTGA
- a CDS encoding ATP-binding protein: MELRRPWKDGHSWRLATKFNLLTIGLILVTALALGAYLAVTEIRSHTQQLVNRLKTTAAMVAQNSAYAIYTADPAALRELIDLAFADENIAYVAIFDHQQQLLIQDPATPGGSFNEISAEPAPGSLDAAPREWTGSNGHPYLELVVPVFGQRGDVIARINHGIAPAPGLIGSIRLGLDLGPHREKITALALSTGLTSLLLALGGVALTVIATRKITAPLKALEEATRNIAGGNFDQNVAMTGSREIVALGDAFMLMLEHLRDYRHRVARQQEELEELVAQRTRELQKALDISVDLADRAEAASRAKSRFLANMSHEIRTPMSGIIGMTELLLQGDLSVLQRQQAAAVMHSSEVLLDLINDILDLSKIEAGKMTLGCGPFILRQLIAEACDLFLVQVERKGLTLQYAVADDIPALLEGDAKKIRQILLNLISNSVKFTELGGITISVRRDDASGRPEMLCFAVSDTGIGIPPEYHRSIFESFSQVDDSRSRSFGGTGLGLAIVRQLVELMKGEIGVESSPGGGTTFWFRIPLVVPLPSHQALAAMPAEPEIALPQQAGPVLEAGTGRGLVLIAEDNPVNQDVIKTLLETFGCRSELAGNGKEAFQMWTRTPYDLIFMDCQMPELDGYAATRMIRAEERTAGSGQRVPIVALTANTLDEDRQDCLDAGMDDHLGKPFRTPQLRSILDRWLPLPPSTGTP; encoded by the coding sequence ATGGAGCTGCGGCGACCCTGGAAAGACGGGCACAGCTGGCGCCTTGCCACCAAATTCAACCTGCTGACGATCGGGTTGATTCTGGTTACTGCCCTCGCCTTGGGCGCCTATCTGGCCGTAACCGAGATTCGTTCGCACACTCAACAGCTGGTCAACCGGCTGAAAACCACTGCGGCCATGGTTGCTCAGAACAGCGCATACGCCATCTATACCGCCGACCCCGCTGCCTTGCGTGAACTGATCGACCTGGCCTTTGCGGACGAGAATATCGCCTATGTCGCCATCTTCGACCACCAGCAGCAGCTGCTGATCCAGGATCCTGCGACCCCTGGCGGCTCCTTCAACGAAATTTCTGCCGAACCCGCCCCTGGGAGCCTGGACGCAGCCCCCCGCGAATGGACCGGCAGCAACGGCCACCCCTACCTGGAACTGGTGGTGCCAGTCTTCGGCCAGAGGGGTGATGTCATCGCCAGAATCAACCACGGCATTGCCCCGGCTCCCGGACTCATCGGCAGTATCCGCCTCGGCCTCGACCTCGGCCCCCACCGCGAGAAGATTACCGCCCTGGCCCTTTCTACCGGATTGACCTCACTGTTGCTCGCCCTTGGCGGAGTGGCGCTGACCGTTATCGCAACCCGAAAAATTACCGCGCCGCTCAAGGCCCTGGAAGAGGCGACCCGGAATATAGCCGGTGGCAACTTCGATCAGAATGTTGCCATGACCGGTTCCCGGGAGATTGTCGCCCTTGGCGACGCCTTCATGCTCATGCTTGAACATCTGCGGGACTACCGCCACCGGGTTGCCCGGCAGCAGGAGGAGCTTGAAGAACTGGTCGCGCAACGCACACGGGAGTTGCAGAAGGCTCTCGATATCTCCGTCGACCTGGCCGACCGGGCCGAGGCCGCAAGCCGGGCCAAATCGCGTTTTCTGGCCAACATGAGCCACGAAATTCGCACCCCGATGAGCGGCATCATCGGCATGACGGAGCTCCTGCTGCAAGGGGACCTTTCCGTTCTGCAGCGGCAGCAGGCTGCGGCGGTGATGCACTCTTCCGAAGTCCTGCTCGACCTGATCAACGACATCCTCGACCTCTCCAAAATCGAGGCGGGCAAGATGACCCTCGGCTGCGGTCCTTTCATCTTGCGGCAGCTGATTGCCGAAGCCTGCGACCTCTTCCTGGTCCAGGTCGAACGCAAGGGGCTGACTTTGCAGTATGCGGTGGCCGACGACATCCCCGCGCTCCTGGAAGGGGACGCCAAAAAGATACGTCAGATCCTGCTCAACCTGATCAGCAACAGTGTCAAATTTACCGAGCTGGGCGGCATCACGATTTCGGTGCGGCGGGATGATGCCTCCGGCCGGCCCGAGATGCTGTGCTTTGCGGTGAGCGACACCGGCATTGGCATACCGCCGGAATACCATCGCAGCATCTTCGAATCCTTCTCCCAGGTGGACGACTCCCGCAGCCGCTCCTTCGGCGGCACCGGCCTTGGTCTGGCCATTGTCCGCCAGCTCGTGGAACTGATGAAGGGGGAGATCGGCGTCGAGAGCTCCCCGGGCGGCGGAACAACCTTCTGGTTCCGCATTCCCCTGGTTGTTCCCCTGCCGTCGCACCAGGCCCTGGCGGCCATGCCGGCGGAACCGGAAATCGCTCTTCCCCAGCAGGCAGGCCCGGTGCTGGAAGCCGGAACCGGTCGCGGACTGGTTCTGATCGCGGAGGACAACCCCGTCAACCAGGACGTCATCAAGACCCTGCTCGAGACCTTTGGCTGCAGATCCGAGCTTGCCGGGAATGGGAAAGAGGCTTTCCAGATGTGGACTAGGACCCCCTACGACCTGATCTTCATGGACTGTCAGATGCCGGAACTGGATGGCTATGCCGCAACCCGCATGATCCGTGCCGAGGAACGCACCGCCGGAAGTGGCCAGCGGGTGCCGATTGTCGCTCTGACCGCCAACACTCTGGATGAGGATCGCCAGGACTGCCTTGACGCCGGGATGGATGACCACCTCGGCAAACCTTTCCGCACTCCCCAGCTGCGCAGCATCCTCGACCGCTGGCTTCCCCTGCCGCCATCGACAGGGACCCCCTGA
- a CDS encoding ABC transporter substrate-binding protein, producing MVSVPDMRRLAWVLALTLALLLLALAGLAHAAVVVSVVTTQAEAPVTAMLAGFRERFAGLGEDLDLEVYSLAADESLVAEQIASIRNRRPQVIFVLGSRALNTIASEVADIPVVFGLVLSEQLLPVNANVTGVVLDFPVATQLAWLQRLLPQARTIGVAYNPAENAARIADAREFARRSGLTLDAVPITSPRELPAALTTLARHADVLWGLSDQMVINTQTARSLLLFSFRNRIPFFGLSAAWVKAGALVALERDYQDIGRQCAELAQQVIAGASPASLPLQTPRKVLYTLNRRTAEQMKIEFPEKVLRAAQEVY from the coding sequence ATGGTTTCAGTCCCCGACATGCGACGGCTGGCCTGGGTGCTGGCCCTGACCCTGGCGCTGCTCCTTTTGGCGCTCGCCGGGTTGGCGCATGCCGCCGTGGTCGTCTCCGTGGTGACAACCCAGGCCGAGGCCCCGGTCACGGCGATGCTGGCAGGTTTCCGGGAGCGCTTCGCCGGCCTCGGCGAGGACCTCGATCTGGAAGTCTATTCTCTGGCCGCGGACGAATCGCTGGTCGCCGAGCAGATCGCCAGCATCCGCAACCGCCGGCCGCAGGTGATCTTCGTTCTCGGTTCGCGCGCCCTTAACACCATCGCCAGCGAGGTCGCCGATATCCCCGTCGTTTTCGGCCTGGTTCTGAGTGAACAGCTGCTCCCCGTGAATGCCAACGTCACCGGGGTGGTGCTCGATTTCCCGGTCGCCACCCAACTCGCCTGGCTGCAACGGCTGCTGCCGCAGGCCCGCACTATCGGAGTCGCCTACAACCCGGCGGAAAATGCCGCGCGCATCGCGGATGCCCGCGAGTTTGCCCGGCGCAGTGGTCTCACCCTGGATGCTGTTCCCATCACCTCCCCCCGTGAGCTACCGGCGGCCTTGACCACCCTGGCCAGGCATGCCGATGTCCTGTGGGGCCTCAGCGATCAGATGGTGATCAACACCCAGACGGCACGCAGCCTGTTGCTCTTCTCCTTCCGCAACCGCATCCCCTTTTTCGGACTTTCTGCGGCCTGGGTCAAAGCAGGAGCTTTGGTCGCCCTGGAACGTGATTATCAGGATATCGGTCGCCAGTGCGCCGAACTGGCACAACAGGTCATTGCCGGGGCCAGCCCCGCCAGCCTGCCGTTGCAGACACCGCGAAAGGTTCTTTACACCCTCAACCGGCGTACCGCCGAGCAGATGAAGATCGAGTTCCCGGAGAAGGTCCTGCGGGCTGCCCAGGAGGTTTACTGA
- a CDS encoding TonB-dependent receptor, whose translation MTEYLFLAVEERYTSSRRTVSGRECGGFAITNLTLSGRKLLPGLELTLSLFNLFDKRYSDPVSAAHLQDSIVQDGRTIRGQLTYSF comes from the coding sequence GTGACCGAATACCTGTTCCTGGCGGTGGAAGAGCGCTATACCAGCAGCCGCAGGACCGTCTCCGGCAGGGAGTGCGGCGGGTTCGCGATTACCAACCTGACCCTTTCCGGAAGAAAACTGCTGCCAGGTCTCGAACTGACCCTGAGCCTCTTCAATCTGTTCGACAAGCGTTATTCCGACCCGGTTTCGGCGGCTCACCTTCAGGACAGCATCGTCCAGGACGGCCGTACCATCCGGGGCCAATTGACCTACAGTTTCTGA
- a CDS encoding TonB-dependent receptor plug domain-containing protein — protein MADRRHLLGRSFCRLVTMGLLLGSACPGLAQPPGGEENILFAEIPSVFTASKYEQKVTAAPSAVSIITAAEIRKYGYRTLADILRSQRGFYTSYDRQTEFLGVRGFGRPGDFNSRILLLIDGSRSNNNIFDTAAIGNDFILDVALIDRIEVVRGPGSSLYGSNAFFAVINVITRRGRDLQGTELAATAASQETYRGRLSYGRRFPGGGEFLLSGSSYRSNGDSSLYYAEFDAPETNAGVATDRDGEKVYTLFGKVSLGDFTLETAFGDREKETPTGAFGTVFNDPRNRTSGRQASARLHYQHLFPGELELLFRASYEDFRAEGDYVYDFAPVPPPLLVVNQDRFRGEWWGSEFQLGKSIGPHHLVAGGEYRDNFRQDLQNSDLAVNLDSRQQTSNIGLFLQDEYRVGQDLSLSLGVRCDRFSTFGWSTSPRLALIYTPRPKTALKFLYGQAFRAPSAFENYYHDGLVTQKPNPDLDPETIRTWELVWEQYFGDALRAVATGYYYRIDDLINLTLDPADGLLVFRNLDKVEARGLELELEGRLNGGWEGRGATPCSALRISAAGKRSAMHRATW, from the coding sequence GTGGCTGACCGGCGACATCTCCTGGGACGCAGTTTCTGCCGCCTGGTAACCATGGGCCTCCTGCTCGGGAGTGCCTGCCCAGGGCTGGCCCAACCTCCGGGAGGCGAAGAGAACATCCTGTTCGCGGAAATTCCCTCGGTCTTTACTGCCTCCAAGTACGAACAGAAAGTCACCGCGGCGCCATCGGCGGTCAGTATCATTACCGCCGCGGAAATCCGCAAATACGGTTACCGCACCCTCGCCGACATTCTGCGCAGCCAGCGCGGTTTTTACACCAGCTACGACCGGCAGACCGAATTTCTCGGGGTCCGTGGCTTCGGCCGCCCCGGCGACTTCAATTCCCGCATCCTCCTCCTGATTGATGGCAGTCGCAGCAACAACAACATTTTTGACACCGCTGCCATCGGCAACGACTTCATCCTCGATGTCGCCCTGATCGATCGAATCGAGGTGGTCCGCGGTCCGGGGTCCTCCCTCTACGGCAGCAACGCCTTCTTTGCCGTCATCAATGTCATCACCCGCCGCGGGCGTGACCTGCAGGGGACTGAATTGGCTGCCACCGCTGCCAGCCAGGAGACTTACCGCGGTCGCCTCAGTTACGGCAGGCGCTTTCCCGGGGGGGGCGAGTTCCTCCTGTCCGGCAGCAGCTACCGCAGCAACGGGGATTCGTCCCTCTACTACGCGGAATTTGACGCTCCGGAAACCAACGCCGGGGTCGCTACCGACCGCGACGGGGAGAAGGTTTATACCCTGTTCGGCAAGGTCTCCCTCGGCGACTTCACCTTGGAGACCGCCTTCGGCGACCGTGAAAAGGAAACCCCCACCGGGGCCTTCGGCACCGTCTTCAACGACCCCCGCAACCGGACCTCCGGGCGCCAGGCTTCCGCCCGCCTCCACTACCAGCACCTTTTCCCCGGGGAGCTGGAGCTGCTCTTCCGCGCCAGCTATGAAGACTTCCGGGCCGAGGGTGACTATGTCTATGACTTTGCGCCGGTCCCGCCCCCGTTGCTGGTCGTCAACCAGGACCGGTTCAGGGGTGAATGGTGGGGGAGCGAATTCCAGCTCGGCAAATCGATCGGACCACACCATCTCGTCGCCGGCGGCGAGTACCGGGATAACTTCCGCCAGGATCTGCAGAATTCGGACCTTGCCGTCAACCTCGATTCCCGGCAGCAGACCTCCAATATCGGCCTTTTTCTGCAGGACGAATACCGGGTCGGCCAGGACCTTTCGCTCAGCCTGGGGGTGCGCTGCGACCGTTTCAGCACCTTCGGCTGGTCCACCAGCCCGCGCCTCGCCCTGATCTACACCCCCCGGCCAAAAACGGCGCTGAAGTTTCTTTACGGCCAGGCCTTCCGTGCCCCGTCGGCCTTTGAAAACTACTATCACGACGGACTCGTGACCCAGAAACCGAATCCCGACCTCGACCCGGAGACGATCCGGACCTGGGAACTGGTCTGGGAGCAGTATTTCGGAGATGCCCTGCGCGCAGTGGCCACCGGATACTATTACCGGATTGATGACCTGATCAATCTGACCCTCGACCCGGCAGACGGACTTCTGGTATTTCGCAATCTTGACAAGGTGGAGGCTAGAGGGCTGGAACTGGAGCTGGAAGGACGCCTTAACGGCGGCTGGGAAGGACGGGGAGCTACACCCTGCAGCGCGCTGAGGATCAGCGCAGCGGGGAAACGCTCAGCAATGCACCGCGCCACCTGGTAA